CTGCGTCCCAGCTCCTTCAAGGCTTTGAATAGTCCAGCAATATTGGTagtgaaaccatactcacttACTTTCGGAGGCAGATCTGCTTCGCCCTTTCCTTCAGAATTTCCAGAAACTTTATTCACGCTCCTGCTGTAGGGTTTGGATCTTTCGCTCTTCTTCTCTACTGGAGCTTTTCTGGATACTGGGTCTGAATCATAAGTGCCTCTTACAGGTGCAGAGTCTTCTTCCAGCCTCATGACAGCAATTGCCTTCTATTGTACCTCCTCAAAGGTagtgcatggatgcatggttaggTCCTTGTATAGCTGTGAATCCTGGTGCAGTCCTcggcggaaggcttgtatagcggttgctatatcgCACCTCGGAATTGACACCTTCTCTTTGTTAAACCGGTTCAAGTAATCACGGGTAGATTCCTCAAACCCTTGCACTATCCGGTAGAGGTCACTGGTTTGCTTCTCCGGTTTTTAACGTCTGTTTGTGAACTATCTTTAGTTGAAGGCATTGACTAGGTCGTGAAGTCGATATGCTTTTATTAGGTAGACCGACGAACCACTGCAGGGTCGCTCTCGACAGTGTTGACCAAACCCTTgcacatacaagcttcctttagagattcagttgcggttatcaccatcattttctgcttgtagtggttgatatggtcaagtggatctgtggttccgtcGTAGAGTGTCATAGCTGGCGGCACGCATCCTTTAGGAACACCGATTAGGGCTATATCAtccacgaaaggtgagtctgCGTAGCTATCTCTGGCTGCTTTCTCCAGCGGACGGGCTACGCCTGGTATCCTATACATTAGCTCCCGGTATTGCTTTGCTCCGTAATTACCCGCTCTGCCGCAAGAGGGTTAGAAAGCAGTGGAAAGGAACCAACAGGTGTACCTCCTAGCCAGGGTGCTCCAGAAAGTTGGCCTGGTGCTTTGGGTGACTGGTTACTGGTGTTGCACTGATTATGGATCCAGgctgccatcctggtgtctgctgTGATCCGCCGATCCAGGCTCCACTGGTGAACTGGTTGCAGGATGGAATTGTTGTATTGAGGACAGGTCCAGATTGCCATCCTGgtgtctggtgtgcgggggtaccTGAAAAGGGTGGAAGGCCAGAACCTGACGGGGTGCTAAACAAAGCGTTACCTATTGTCTGCTGCAGACTCGGTGGATTATCAAATGACAGGCATCCCAATCCTCTGGGCTCAATTGGTTCGCTGGGTGCTATTCCTGCTAAGTCTAGTCTGGTGACTAGTTCTGATGGAATTGATCGACCCGATCCTCCACCGCTGGTTCTGGTTGGAGCCTCTGTTGTTGATGTTGGTTTGGGCTGGACTGCTGTTACGATCTGAGCAATCAGGTTTTGGTTGTCCTTCCTCAGATCCTCAACGGCCTGACGCAGAGTGTCCATCCCCTGAATCATCACCTGCATCGGATCAAGTGCTGAAGATCTACTTCGGAAAACTTCTGCGCCTGAGCCTTCCTGGGTCTGGCTCCTGGATACAGCTTCACTTCTGCTGGGGCTGCTTTCCCTACTGGATTTGGACTGGCTGGATGCACCTGTTGCCTTTGGAATCTGTGGTGGTTTCTGAGGCTGGGGCATGGCTCTGGTCGACATGCTGACAGGGATCGTCTGGCTGGACGCTGGGGATGCACTGACTGATCCTGCGGATGCAGAAGTAATTCTGCCGGAAGACAGGGCGACATGCTCGGCTGCTTTGGAAGGGTTCTCGGCCGTTCCAGACATGGTGACGGCTGGTTCGGTCTTGCGAGgtttggctatagaaaatgatcactatgccccacggtgggcgccaaactattTTGGTAAAAATCTACCGGTTATGAATATTtttatgtgagtgatagtgattaatctaatGCCAATTATGGTTTAAATACAACGACAGGAATGACGAAATAAAGACGAACAAATAGAATGACACGGaggattttggtgacgcggaaaacccgtgtgggaacaaccgcggggggagtcggaatctcGCCAAATTTTGTACTATGATCGAGGATAATAtgcccaagtaaggaaatacaatatTGATTTTAGCTTAATGAATTATCACCAAGAATAAATGGGAATTATGAGAGATGTTGTGTTGATCTTCTGAAGTACCGATGCCTTTAATGCCTCTTCGTTTTGCTTTATATAGTCTTCAAAAATAGGTTTGAGGTTGGTGGACTTCCTCCTGCCTCTGCTCCGCGATTCTTGGATGACTACCATGAAAATAGGTAGTGGTTATTTGAAAAGGTCAAAGCCCAATCCTTTCTTCTCTTCCGTGTGTTTTTACTTGGCCCAACTTGTGTTTGTTATTATTTGATCCTGTGGTCCATAACACGCCACCTCAGCTATCCTTCTCTCCCCCCTTCTACCAATCGTTGCGTTCCACGTGGCCACCTTTTTGCCACTTTTCCCTGTCAACGTGATGCCACGTCAGGAGTGATAAACAGTATTTTTTATCCCTAACACTATATATCAATAAAAATAGTCTTATTTGAGTATGGTGGTACCGAACTCGGTATGTCCGGTGTTTTATCTCATTACATGAGTTTTATTGGTTTCTGTGTTAACCAACTTATAGCACAATTCTTATGTAAGACAAACTTATAATAGGATATCTACTCGTACCATTTTACTACGAAATTTTTGGCAATCAATGAATTAAGCAAAGGTTTAGCTAGTCATACAATATTACAATGTCTACGAATATATATCTACAAAATACATAGAAATTTAATTTTAGTACTATACATATATTGGTTGACAGTTTCAAACAACAACAATGCTTACTTATATAGTCTATAGTATAAGATTCGAATAATGCTCAGATGTAGTTTTAATATTTGGGAAGGGAACACTCTAGGGGAAGACTGCCGTTAAACCTTTGGCTATCTTGGCAATAATCATAAATAAGGTGATATTTCCTAACCCATTTGAACAATCTCCTTTGATACCAAGACAATGTATTGAATCTCTCATTGTTCCACCAATTAATAGAACTAGAAGCCATGCATTCTCTAGGGTTTCCTCTCCATAAACATGCATCAATCTTGTAGTTTCGGAAGGAGGCGACGAAGGGAGCCTTGGACCAGTCAATCTTGTCTTGCCCTCCACGTGTCGCCCACCCGTCTCCATTCCATAAGCTGGCTTTGAGGCTCATTGGTTGTGATCTTGGAAATGCCACTCCCTTGTTTGCATGGTTTCTGTAAACCCTAATTGGTACCCAATCTACCATTATCCTGTTCAAAGGATAAGACATGCATTTGATTAACATTAGAGGATGGAGTTCATATATTAAGTTAGCGTTTAATCAATAAAAAGACCGTCTTACCCAATAAATATTGATTTTATATTCAACAAGCTACATTACTACACCCTACATGACTGGAATTTGTTATTTTTGATACTTTTAATTCTATTTCataattatttacatttacaaaGAGTTTAAAGCTATATACCGACTTTAAATAGCCCGAAAAGAGGCATGAAATGAAGGGTGTATACTCGTAAATGGGTCTGGAGATAAACATAGTCTTACGAGTCATAACTTAAAACTTACACAATGTGGTATAGATTCCACAAAATGGAATAAGTGTGGAAGTCTGCGGTTGGATCAAACCAGAGATAAATACGTTCTTCCCTATCTCCAAAGCCATCTGCATAAACATTGGTTTGGAGTATATAGGGTTCCCCCGTCACGTTTCCTAGGAACTCCATATCTATCTCATCCCGGTTTGGTGAATCCGATGCAAGCTGCAATGTACATAACTTATGACGTACAAATAGCAAATAATGACTCGATCTGTATCGAACCAAAATGACTCATACTCGAAATAACCCAATAATGGAGAAATACTAATAAAAA
The Silene latifolia isolate original U9 population chromosome 11, ASM4854445v1, whole genome shotgun sequence genome window above contains:
- the LOC141613497 gene encoding putative xyloglucan endotransglucosylase/hydrolase protein 10, coding for MSPYHSIFFPLILISISWVSGLLASVVSTGNFDKDFFISWAPTHVNTSNDGKLRSLTLDQKSGSAVESNNMFMFGQIDMQIKLVPGYSAGTVLAYYLASDSPNRDEIDMEFLGNVTGEPYILQTNVYADGFGDREERIYLWFDPTADFHTYSILWNLYHIVIMVDWVPIRVYRNHANKGVAFPRSQPMSLKASLWNGDGWATRGGQDKIDWSKAPFVASFRNYKIDACLWRGNPRECMASSSINWWNNERFNTLSWYQRRLFKWVRKYHLIYDYCQDSQRFNGSLPLECSLPKY